One genomic segment of Aythya fuligula isolate bAytFul2 chromosome 5, bAytFul2.pri, whole genome shotgun sequence includes these proteins:
- the FSHB gene encoding follitropin subunit beta, with protein sequence MKTLNCYVLLFCWKAICCYSCELTNITIAVEREECEFCITVNATWCSGYCFTRDPVYKYPPVSSVQQTCTFKEVVYETVKIPGCGDHPESFYSYPVATECHCETCDTDSTDCTVRGLGPSYCSFSQNGSNQ encoded by the exons ATGAAGACGCTTAACTGCTATGTGCTGTTATTTTGCTGGAAAGCAATTTGTTGCTACAGCTGTGAGCTCACCAATATTACTATAGCAGTGGAAAGAGAAGAATGTGAATTCTGTATTACAGTGAATGCCACATGGTGCTCAGGATACTGCTTCACAAGG GATCCGGTATATAAATATCCACCAGTATCATCCGTTCAGCAAACATGTACCTTCAAGGAGGTTGTGTACGAAACAGTGAAGATCCCTGGCTGTGGTGACCATCCTGAATCTTTTTATTCATACCCAGTAGCTACAGAGTGCCACTGTGAGACCTGTGACACTGACAGCACTGACTGCACTGTGAGGGGACTGGGGCCATCCTACTGCTCCTTCAGTCAGAATGGAAGCAACCAATGA